From Plasmodium sp. gorilla clade G2 genome assembly, chromosome: 1:
atatatatatatatatatatatattacaacttaatataaaatacttCTAAAAggaaatacaaaaatataaaaatataaaaatataaaaatatattatatatatatatatattttatatatattgtattttttttttatcaatatgATGACTCCTTAATagtacataaaaaataatatataggaTATTCAAAAAgttgttttgtttttgttttatatttatcaagtttataataatgtatacaaaaataaaaatatatatattatatatatatataatatgtatgttatataaaatattacatataatttaaatactttgaaaattttattacatataaaaaaaaacacaagggagaagaaaaaaaaaaaaaaaaaaaaaaaaaaaaaaaaaaaaaaaaaaaaaatacataaataaataaataatatatacatacatatataatataatattatataaccaAGTGTTACttagaaaaaattaattaattgcatattaaattataaaaattatcttGTAAGAATGAAtctgtttatatatatacataatatatgtataaataatatttaacaaggacatatttgtatttttaaaaaaaaaaaaaagaaaacttCCCCAAGTggaaaaacatatttttcatctctttaaaatttttgttcttctaattatctttttatttattatttcatttttatatgatttatttataaataatttatgctTATGAATTTTTGATGTTGTAAggtgtacatatatatatatatatatatcttcattttttatttaataattattatttctttgaCATGATAGGAACATTTATATCCTTTAGCTGTCCTTTTAAATCTTcgatttgtttttctttttgtttaatGATTGTAGAggataattcaaaaaaatccTATTAAAATAGAAGAAAGAACAAGGGATATCATAATCAATGACGAACactaaaatgtatatataaatatatatatatatatattacaactTATTTTTGTGTACCTGTAACTCCTCCTTTTCCTGCAACAATACCTTGTTAGTATAAAAAAGATACAGAAAATTTTTCATCTTATcgtcttttatttttatgggTAAGTCTTTTATTAAGTTGTTTGTCTGAAGAATGTTAAGTTTTAGCTGGTGGTCCATCTTGGTTttctaaaataaaaataaaaataaaaataaaaatatacatatatatatatatatacaatacatatatatatatatatttatttatgtaaacATTTTGTGTGGTTACATTTTCTTGTAACacttttatatcatcttcCGATATTTTATGTGTCccaatttctttattttgtattaacTTCCTCTCTATATccaatattatcattttgattTTCTTACGTTCATTTAATAGCTTCACatacacacacacacacaaaaaaataaataaataaataaaataaataaataaaataaataaataacaaaataataataacaaaaaaaaaaaaaaaaataataactacAACTATTCAATAACATAACCAAATTCGTGATGTAATATAAGTACCCATTTATAGAcaataatatgtaatatgttgcctttaaaaaaaaaataagataaaataaaaatattgtgtACTGATATTTATCTACATATGTTTAATTACTTTAGTTAATtcatttttccatttttctaGGACGTCTTCATTATCTTTATCATCGGTGCTTTcctagaaaaaaataaaaataaaaataaaaagaaaaagaaaaataaaatgaaaaataaaaagaaaaataaaatgaaaaataaaaagaaaaatatgtatataaatatatacacacatatatatatatatacacatatatatatacatattttataccTTCAGCTGggcatattttttttttagatcgTCCaactttttctttatttgaaTATGATTCATATCATGGTTGTGCACCATACTTTTGAACCCAtctatttgttttttatattcctcatttaatgtttttaaattcttagatatatttacatattcttGTAACTTCAATTGAAagtttttattatcaataaataatttcTCATTCATCATTTTAAGATTGTTTActtcttctttatatttagCTAGTTCTTCattatgtttatttgttATCATGTCATCTTCTAAATTagtactattattatattcattgtGATTAAAAGGATCACTCACGATGTTGTTACGTTCTCCATCATCACCACAATCATCACCACAATCATCACCATCATCATCACCATcaccatcattattatcatcaccaccattattatcaccatcattattattattattattattgttcatTCCTCCATCTTGAGGGTCACACATCTTCAAACGCTGGTTCTCCCTTTTTAACATAgctattatatgtattaactCCTCCTTTgaacaatttttttcataatccTTCAATtgatcataataatcataattagTCGAATTAGTACTCATATAATCATGCATCTTCTCTTTTTCATTCAACTGCTCTTTTAAAAACTCGATCtcgttttttaatttttcaatgACATCAATATACATTGTCAAATGATGTTTTACCACTATCGAATTAGATGTAaccacattttttatattttttgctCTGTTTGCATATTTTAAAGTATTATGTGTATCTTCATATGATAAGTGTGATGGACTTATGTTTGCTATCATAACTGTTTTACAGTTACCTCCTAATGAATCTTTTAATAATCTTGTTAATTTACTATCTCTGAATGGAATAAAATTTGATTTACTATTTCCTTTACTTCTAAGAACTAATGCATTAATTACATTTCCTAAGGCTAGTAATGATCTATTAATATTTGCACCCTCTAACATTCTCATTCCTTTATTATTGGTTTGGCTAGCTCTTTCACTACCTGCTAAATCGATCACACATAATTTTCCTCTTTTTGTTTGTTGATATACACCTTGACCCTTTTCAGTTTCTTCAACTATTACTTGTAATACACCGTGACTTCTTGAACTGGTTTTATTTGCATCTGTGGGTTCTTGGGTTCGATTTCGATTCCCTGTATGAATCAATTCCATTATTTCTTCTACAGATGTTGTACATACttcaaaaatattagaaACAGTTACTCCTTTGATAGGATCCTCTCTTACATCTAAATATTCATTAGAAGGATTTAATAAATCACATatgttttcattatatatttcaataaatgaacattttactttatattcattcattatttgcaacatttttattctttcaaATAAATCCTTTagaatcatcatcattattccTGGTTCATTCTTATATCCAATTATTGTATGTGTTTTACCAGCACCAGTAGCACCATAAGCAAATACTGTTGAGTTATATCCTTTTATTACTGCATCTATTAAACATTTTacactattattatatacatcttCTTGAGAACTATTCTCATCAAAGACATAATCAAAtacatatttcttttctcTACTCCGATTCTGTCTTAATACATTATCACTATTATCAGATGGATCTAATAATACTACCATTTTGTTATCTAAAATTTTTATGACATTTTTTGCTCCATCATTCTTTTCACTCATACTCATAGGTCTACATCTAATTACCACgttcatattatatgttatatctTTTTCAACAGATGGGTTCTTTTCATTCTTATTACTTTTtgcacatatattattagttAAGGTTCCATTCTGATGAACAGGAGGAGAAGAACTGCTACTACCACCATGGTTATTACTAATCTCATGAGTTTGAATGTGGTTATTCATactaacattattatttactgtaatattattattattattattcatattattcatattattcatattattaatattattcatattaatattattattatgattcatCTTCTGATCAACCCTACCAGTTGTATTGTCactattccttttttttatctttggagtttttacattttcattAGTTTTACTTTTCACTTTAACAACCTTAGGCATATTAATTGTGTTTTTATTTGGACATACTTTACTCACATTTTTAGgagattttatttttactgtATTTACTTTTGAATGTTCTATTTTTGTGGATTCATTCTTACATATCTTTAAGGACGCCACTACCTCTTCTTCCTTTGTTATTAAATGTGTATTACTTATCTTCGTTTTCATTGATTGCAAAGCGGGAGAACCCAATTTGCTTCTATCACCTGCATTGCTTGgactaatattatttatatggcATTTTGTAGGCATATGTTTATAGACACCTGTATGTTTATCactatcattaatattattattattatttttaatattatccaCATCtatcttattatttatattatccacATTTATGTCATTATTATCTTGGACCGTACATGATACCTTTGAAGAATCAttactattatataaatgaaaaaaaggaGAAGTAGGCTCCTTAGCAACCTGACACTTCTCAAAATTATCAATGAACACAGTTTCATTAGAACCCATTTGTTCTACATAATCCAATGCAGGAAACGGTTCATTcgatatatttgtatttctGACAGTCATAATATTGTCATTAgataaataattcatatatggACTagtttctatattttttatttcttcat
This genomic window contains:
- a CDS encoding kinesin-8,putative, whose protein sequence is MEIGNKKRIDTYEENEWIEKEGGNNFEDIKNADYSVSSNIEDVLISNRTTENENEEMTGEYMSSSDISMKGGEKNAYKRERHKEINKEDISIGNNNKYVINDNHVHNNDDQYDDNHIHNNEEENIESVSFIDPEVTPKKMNILISNSNSDIMNDNIHTESNNNNNIYIDHIHFDNIYNNNNEKNTKESYDKNKLCAIYKNQNESQNTNANANANHNTNHNTNHNTNTNTNANPNHNTNHNTNHNPNYISNDQFKETKDESNNNPVDELMKDIKIFNNSMQSISSTNNLSFQKNLSKMYSELASNKNLESLHNLFKDTSFGGNMEKAQFLKNILLASCLPQNGIIMGIKKNEDSINKDIENNKEVVNINNKVPISDSINMQDSQYINQKRSSSYTSNEYIEGFNITNLSESQNLISNIEPTTAMYMSCANNNLDVKEGEENMEKKETKKNILENVDVNTNDWNIRDDISPLNLNEYKETSMINIWNKSSSKKNISSNEWAKMKKSFCNIENNLIDYNKLNKTNSENNIEGIQNQIIDEEIKNIETSPYMNYLSNDNIMTVRNTNISNEPFPALDYVEQMGSNETVFIDNFEKCQVAKEPTSPFFHLYNSNDSSKVSCTVQDNNDINVDNINNKIDVDNIKNNNNNINDSDKHTGVYKHMPTKCHINNISPSNAGDRSKLGSPALQSMKTKISNTHLITKEEEVVASLKICKNESTKIEHSKVNTVKIKSPKNVSKVCPNKNTINMPKVVKVKSKTNENVKTPKIKKRNSDNTTGRVDQKMNHNNNINMNNINNMNNMNNMNNNNNNITVNNNVSMNNHIQTHEISNNHGGSSSSSPPVHQNGTLTNNICAKSNKNEKNPSVEKDITYNMNVVIRCRPMSMSEKNDGAKNVIKILDNKMVVLLDPSDNSDNVLRQNRSREKKYVFDYVFDENSSQEDVYNNSVKCLIDAVIKGYNSTVFAYGATGAGKTHTIIGYKNEPGIMMMILKDLFERIKMLQIMNEYKVKCSFIEIYNENICDLLNPSNEYLDVREDPIKGVTVSNIFEVCTTSVEEIMELIHTGNRNRTQEPTDANKTSSRSHGVLQVIVEETEKGQGVYQQTKRGKLCVIDLAGSERASQTNNKGMRMLEGANINRSLLALGNVINALVLRSKGNSKSNFIPFRDSKLTRLLKDSLGGNCKTVMIANISPSHLSYEDTHNTLKYANRAKNIKNVVTSNSIVVKHHLTMYIDVIEKLKNEIEFLKEQLNEKEKMHDYMSTNSTNYDYYDQLKDYEKNCSKEELIHIIAMLKRENQRLKMCDPQDGGMNNNNNNNNDGDNNGGDDNNDGDGDDDGDDCGDDCGDDGERNNIVSDPFNHNEYNNSTNLEDDMITNKHNEELAKYKEEVNNLKMMNEKLFIDNKNFQLKLQEYVNISKNLKTLNEEYKKQIDGFKSMVHNHDMNHIQIKKKLDDLKKKYAQLKESTDDKDNEDVLEKWKNELTKLLNERKKIKMIILDIERKLIQNKEIGTHKISEDDIKVLQENVTTQNKTKMDHQLKLNILQTNNLIKDLPIKIKDDKMKNFLYLFYTNKVLLQEKEELQDFFELSSTIIKQKEKQIEDLKGQLKDINVPIMSKK